Genomic segment of Sarcophilus harrisii chromosome 4, mSarHar1.11, whole genome shotgun sequence:
TTGACAATAATTTAGTAAGCAGACCAGACTAGAGATCATATTAGGACAAATGAGGTGCTAAAGAAGTTCATTCCCAgcataagaaaaggggaggaggggaggcagggggaaaaaaaccccaaacctttCTTAACATTCTATTCCTGGTTTGACAGCTGATGTTTAGGAGTCTGTCAAACCCTGCATACAACTCAAAATTGGCTTCTGGTGGAGGGGTCACTGTAGGGCAATCTCTCCTGCCTGAACCAACAAGCCATTCAGCAAACAGATAGCATGGAAACATAAGATCATTAGCATCTTTTagattcttctcttcctcctcccttctccccctcctcccccccagctTTATGTTTTCCCAGTGGCCAACCAGTGTGCTGACTGGCTTTTTCCATTCACTGTACTTAGGTTGCTTACAAACCATTCCTAAATCTTAACAGGTTAGGTTAGCAGCAGGCAAACCTGCAGCATCTGTGCTTTGCAGAGCATTAAATTTCCCTAGTGCACCTTTCTTCTACCCTCCCCCTCCGGGATGAGAAGGAGTAAGCCACCCAGCTCTTCTATTAATATGCATTGAGCACTCTTCGAAGAAAGGACatctaagagatgaaaaaaaaaattgtaaactaaTAAGAAAGCACCTGTCCCCTTCTCTCAAAGTAGTTGAGATCATTTTGGTACGGATAGTGGCGAGGTAAGTAATCCCAAGCAAGTTTGATTTTATTGTAGGGTGCTTGGGAGCACATAAAAGCAAAGTATTGATTTGTAACCCGCAGCGCCCTGATTGGCCTGGAGATCTCAAGCAGGGTTAGGATAGGATAGcctcaaaattacattttttataaTATGCCACCTCTTCACGTGTCCTTGGCATggtcaacaatttaaaaaaaaaaaaaaaagcaagaaaagaaatgatatgcTCACGGACAGAATGTTCCCAGTGGcttctgggggggaggggggaagtgaaATGCagattgtgcttttttttttttttcctttgcagacGAATTTTATTTCCGCCCCCTCCCCTACACATTCCtgacctctccctcccccttcctcctttctttccttccttcctcccttcctcctcttccaagTTCTGGGATTTTTCAGTCCCAAGTTTGGCCCAAAGCACAAAAAAGGCGTTTTCGGAAGCCGACTCGGGCCGGGGCTGTGCGGGTGCACAAGGgccatttgtttgttttgggacTTGGGGCAGGAAATCTTGCTCTCTCTGAGTCACGGCGGCTCCTTCAAGGAAACGTCAGAGTTTGCTTATCACTCGGGGCTGCTGTGCGCTGAGCCGGCTGCTGTTCTTTGCTGCCGCCGCTCCTGCTGTTGCTGCAGCTGTTTCTGCCTGCCAGGGAACCAGAGTGGTTAGTGTTGAGCCCGCCGGGGGCAGGAGGATCCATGGGAGAGATGCAGGGAGCACTGACCAGGGCCCGGCTAGAGTCTTTGCTTAAGCCTCGCCACAAAAAGAgagctgaggctcagaaaaggagCGAGTCTTTCCTGCTGACCGGACTTGGTAAGGGACCCACTGCCGGCGTCTGGGGTTGGGACTTCAGcttgtcctttttccttctttgcccACTAGTTGCTTCGCTGCTGACTAAATTGAAATTTTGCCAGGACCCGATACTTGGGCAAGGAAGCAAGGGTCCAAGCGGGCATTTGGCTAAAATCTCAGTCCTTCTTGACCCGGCTCCTGTCCTGAAGTATTGGGCGGAGAATGCCTTTTTAGGTGTTGACCTAAGGTTAGGGAAGAACGGGGGTGGAGGAGAGACTCGGAAAATGCATTAAACTCTCCTGCCTCCTCTCATTTTTAGTATGGACTTGAGGTTTCCTCAGTGTGGGTATTCCTGGTATGTAAATCCCTTTCTGTGAGTGCAAGATCAGCAACTAGTCTGTAGTTGGTCGAGTTGcctgaggaaactgaatttaagtgacttgcttctTTAATAAATCTGTAATATGTCAGGGAAAGGCGTTAAATCCGTCCCTTCTTGTTTCTAAATTCAACGGTAAATTGACATGCCAGGTTGCTCGAGCTCCAGGAGTCTCGAAAGGCACATAGCTCCCTGTGTGAGTGTGCGTACAGTAATAATTGAATGTTTAAAAAGATAGGGTCTCTAGGAGCTGTAGCAACGCAGAAGTTGCTGGAGAACCTGAAttgagttgggaaaaaaaaaaataaggctacATGAATAAAAGCTCAGTGAACTACCACTTCACGAGTATAAAGTGCCTATGATGCTTCAACTCTGATTTCCTTTTGGAGCTAGTGGAATAAATGAAAGATGGAAAATTACCCCAGTCCagccctcctttcctcctcccgcCCCTTCCTTGCGGTCCGGTTTTCGCCTCCTCCTCCGGAGAGCGGGGGGAGCAGATAAGCCTTAACCACCTAGTACAGTTGTGCCTTCCGGGCAGTATTCTTGAGCTTTTGTCCCCGAGCGTCTTCCTTTCTTTCCGGGTTCTGGTTCTGCTCGCAGCACCCAGCTACCTTGCGCCTTTAGCGAATGGTGAAGAGATGCAGCACTCTGGTTCTGTTCTCTCTGCTCTAGCTCTGAGCCCTGCCGTGGCTGCTACCCAGTCCTCGGCTTCCTTAACCTAGACCCTCTTGCTTGCGCCCCGGGAGTTGACCCGACTAGGGGGAGGGGGCAGACTTTAAAGACTTAGGGCCGGGCGCCAGCTGGACGCACTGGGCAGGGTTCCGCGCGCCCGCCTAGGTAACTGAGCCGAGGCCGGCCGCTCGGCCTCTCCCTCATTGTTCGTGATGGCTCCGCCCCTTCCCGGGTGGAGCTGTCTATATAAGAGCCTCTGGGGAGGGAGCTGAGCAGAAGTACTTTAAGTGGTGCCCAGACTTAGGCTTGGGTACTCAGCTTCGGACTTACTCATTCAGCGGTTGGTTTCCTCTGCTCCTTAACCGCGAGCCGAGATGACGGTGAAAACCGATGCTTCTGGAGCTACGCTCACTTATTCAAAAATGAGGGGCATGGTAGCAATCCTTATTGGTGAGTGTTAGagaaatgaattgttttattctagGTTTGATGAGCATTAGGTagttgtattttaaaattgtctatcgtgtattttaaaatcttattgaaatgcctttttctcctctattttgCAGCTTTCATGAAACAGAGGAGGATGGGGCTGAATGATTTTATTCAGAAGATTGCCAGCAACTCATATACTTGCAAACAGTAAGTATTTGCAGCttggagaaattaaatttaaCGGGCTCTACTGAAGCTTTTCtggaagtaatagaaaaaaaacaaaacaaaaccttgcaGTCTCTAGACAACCTACAGACTTCCTGTAAAAGGaaggtttttgttctttttaaatgtaatgtttatttaaaagttttattttcaatactCCAATATTTGGGATTAACTTTTAACAGTTATATAATTCAGGACTTGTCTCTAAATCCAAAACATATAATGTAATTAAAGAATTTACTCTTTTAAATCTGGAAATGTAGTTGGGTATTTTCCATTTAAGTTATTTCATAATCTTAGAAAATACTAAGCCATTCACTTTAGTGTATGAAGTGTGCCGCCTAGTGgcgtttctaatttttttttaacttttgcccCCTACAGCCCTGAAGTTCAATCTATTTTGAAAATGTCTCAACCTCAAGAACCTGAGCTTATGAATGCCAATCCTTCTCCTCCggtaagcatttttatttatgatgTATGTTCAggagaaaattataaatgagtCAGGAATAGAGTCCTCCTacattaatgtttaaaaatagcatttctgGAAATTAGCCTAGAGACAAGAATGCCTCATTAGTTCATCCCATAACAAGGTGATAATATTGAATCTgtggtcttaaaaaaaaaaaaaattgaggcattTTAAGACTTTGGGTTCTTATGCCTTTGCTGAAATTTCCTTTGGATAGATTAATAAGGACTTTGAATTTAAGATTAGCTTTCTGGTCACCCTGATTTAGTTCAATTTTGctgattccattttgttttaaagaatagaATGTTTTAAGAAATATCAAACATGTTttgaaatttgtttgtttttcttttttcccctagccCAGTCCTTCCCAACAGATCAACCTTGGCCCATCATCCAATCCCCATGCGAAGCCATCAGACTTTCATTTCTTGAAAGTAATTGGAAAAGGCAGTTTTGGAAAGGTAAATTTTGCCTATTTACATCAATAGTGGCTCTTTTTGAGGGATGGGgtaaggcttttaaaacatggtACAAAGTTTTCTACTTTCTAATTTCAGGTTCTCCTTGCAAGACACAAGGCAGAAGAGCAATTCTATGCTGtcaaagttcttcagaaaaaagcaattctgaaaaagaaagaggtacagttaacttttttttttccttagaggtGGAGGTGCCATCATATACTGACATTCTTTGTACCTTTAAGAACATCACcgttaaatattatcttttttttttccctaggaaaaACACATCATGTCAGAGCGGAATGTCCTTCTAAAGAATGTCAAACATCCTTTCCTAGTTGGACTGCATTTCTCCTTCCAGACTGCAGACAAACTCTACTTTGTCCTAGACTACATCAATGGTGGAGAGGTGAGTAATAAAGAGATCTCCTTTAGAAAGAGAGAGTGGAGtttgtatatacaatatacagtctcatttgggggaaaatttttaaaagataattgagGGGAGAAATTAGCCAAGATTAGTATCCCCCTTCAATCTGGCATATTTCAAACCTAGTGTATCATTAGGACATTTCCTGCCATTGTCCTCCTTGGCCATAGATGTCAAATCTGATTAAATGCATTGTTAACAGGCTTTGTCAGCCGGCGCCTAACTGTGTTTTCTCTGTCTCCTACAGTTGTTTTATCATCTCCAGAGAGAGCGATGCTTCCTGGAACCCCGGGCTCGATTTTATGCTGCTGAAATTGCCAGTGCCCTGGGTTACCTGCACTCCCTGAATATTGTTTATAGGTAAGGAAGATGCTCTTTATGCTCATACTATACCATGTGGTCTTTCTTAAGAATAAATTGCGCTATGGATATAAATAATAGATGACCTTTACATAATATGACTGTAATGAGGCCCCCTAAATCTTGCATTAACTTCTTAAttattggggggtgggggaaacaGTATTTTCTTAAGAACTTCTAAAGTGTGCatttatgttttgcttttttatcataattatgaattttaaataccatatgattttattatgaaacaaaactaaagcatgtttgtctctccattttattttatttttttagggatTTAAAGCCAGAGAATATTTTACTAGATTCCCAAGGGCATATTGTCCTGACAGACTTTGGACTCTGTAAAGAAAACATTGAACACAATGGCACTACATCCACCTTCTGCGGCACTCCTGAGGTAGGTGTAGTCTTGATTATAAACTCTTATTTTAGGCCCTTCTTCCTGAGAAATATCAAATTACAGGGGAATATACTTACCACAGGTGTTTTTCCTTATTCTACTTATGGCACACCTGAGAGGGATTGGTATTTCAATAAACATGTGGGAATTAGACAAATCTTTTTTATCCTCAAAAGAGAATATTGgtaaaaaattaagtttatttaAGCCACTGGAAGGATCAGTGAAATTATAGTCTAATTCATAGCTGCACAGGGCAGAGGCAGCAGTAAAGGAACAGAAAtgttgatctattttttttttttttaagtattttccaTTTAATAC
This window contains:
- the SGK1 gene encoding serine/threonine-protein kinase Sgk1 isoform X2, which gives rise to MGEMQGALTRARLESLLKPRHKKRAEAQKRSESFLLTGLAFMKQRRMGLNDFIQKIASNSYTCKHPEVQSILKMSQPQEPELMNANPSPPPSPSQQINLGPSSNPHAKPSDFHFLKVIGKGSFGKVLLARHKAEEQFYAVKVLQKKAILKKKEEKHIMSERNVLLKNVKHPFLVGLHFSFQTADKLYFVLDYINGGELFYHLQRERCFLEPRARFYAAEIASALGYLHSLNIVYRDLKPENILLDSQGHIVLTDFGLCKENIEHNGTTSTFCGTPEYLAPEVLHKQPYDRTVDWWCLGAVLYEMLYGLPPFYSRNTAEMYDNILNKPLQLKPNITNSARHLLEGLLQKDRTKRLGAKDDFMEIKNHIFFSLINWDDLINKKITPPFNPNVSGPSDLRHFDPEFTEEPVPNSIGKSPDSILITASVKEAAEAFLGFSYAPPVDSFL
- the SGK1 gene encoding serine/threonine-protein kinase Sgk1 isoform X3 — protein: MTVKTDASGATLTYSKMRGMVAILIAFMKQRRMGLNDFIQKIASNSYTCKHPEVQSILKMSQPQEPELMNANPSPPPSPSQQINLGPSSNPHAKPSDFHFLKVIGKGSFGKVLLARHKAEEQFYAVKVLQKKAILKKKEEKHIMSERNVLLKNVKHPFLVGLHFSFQTADKLYFVLDYINGGELFYHLQRERCFLEPRARFYAAEIASALGYLHSLNIVYRDLKPENILLDSQGHIVLTDFGLCKENIEHNGTTSTFCGTPEYLAPEVLHKQPYDRTVDWWCLGAVLYEMLYGLPPFYSRNTAEMYDNILNKPLQLKPNITNSARHLLEGLLQKDRTKRLGAKDDFMEIKNHIFFSLINWDDLINKKITPPFNPNVSGPSDLRHFDPEFTEEPVPNSIGKSPDSILITASVKEAAEAFLGFSYAPPVDSFL